Proteins from one Cicer arietinum cultivar CDC Frontier isolate Library 1 chromosome 3, Cicar.CDCFrontier_v2.0, whole genome shotgun sequence genomic window:
- the LOC101493917 gene encoding uncharacterized protein isoform X1, translating to MTTQRSHVPKFGNWDGQDDVPYTAYFDKARKTRPGTKMINPNDPEENSDLVLQNSSSDADIIHPKPKVYSENQSEKGSVRSTHNELQKSKEDGDLKNFVNSPARHDNLSNRSAGDSASRPGSHGVGSADTYRRPLKQSTGSEYSIERSPLHRQAKTPGRDSPSWERKSSYDSSHGTPGRSRLRPANRGDETPDKSAAVPKFGEWDESDPTSADGYTHIFNKVREEKHVAAGNAPGTPNGRSYVIRNQPANDKTQGCCFFWGRK from the exons ATGACTACA CAACGTTCTCATGTTCCAAAGTTTGGCAATTGGGATGGCCAAGACGATGTTCCTTATACAGCTTATTTTGACAAAGCCCGGAAAACTCGACCTGGCACCAAAATGATTAATCCAAATGACCCTGAAGAAAATTCAGATTTAGTTCTTCAAAATTCATCTTCTGATGCCGACATAATTCATCCAAAACCCAAAGTTTATTCAGAGAATCAATCCGAAAAAGGATCAGTGAGATCAACACATAATGAGTTACAAAAGAGCAAGGAGGATGGTGATCTTAAGAATTTTGTTAACTCACCAGCTCGTCATGACAATCTAAGCAACAGGAGTGCTGGTGATTCCGCCTCTCGTCCTGGAAGCCATGGAGTAGGTTCTGCTGACACCTACAGAAGACCTTTAAAACAAAGTACTGGCTCAGAGTACAGCATTGAACGGTCACCCCTTCATCGCCAGGCTAAAACCCCTGGTAGAGATAGTCCTTCTTGGGAAAGAAAAAGTTCATACGATAGCAGTCATGGTACACCAGGAAGATCCCGATTGAGACCAGCCAATCGAGGGGATGAAACT CCTGATAAAAGTGCTGCTGTTCCGAAATTTGGTGAGTGGGATGAGAGTGACCCTACATCAGCTGATGGCTATACTCACATTTTCAACAAAGTGCGGGAGGAGAAACACGTTGCAGCTGGAAATGCGCCAGGTACACCAAATGGAAGATCATACGTTATCCGAAACCAACCTGCCAATGACAAAACTCAG GGTTGCTGCTTTTTCTGGGGCAGAAAATGA
- the LOC101493597 gene encoding uncharacterized protein, producing the protein MVREHRVDSFYTKLRQSAHSSSSSSPVLIFPSTSDVDSLCALKIIFRILESDSIQYACYPVSSFREIHNYATPTQNDDPISIVLINWGCHRDLRRILNLGQNAKIFVVDSHRPIHLHNLSDQNDTVVVLFTHDDEKQADLAYDFEFPLTALANASTTIDSDSEPDSESDSESDSDSEPEDEDKSRKKRKRKRNSEGEYEEQQQQDEEKEEEQGEHQDPIKLYRKRKKEYYRLGTFHGKPSGCLMYELAHLLRKNTDELLWLACVALTDQFVHERLSDERYSDGVMELEQYINSSGNLDAVNSVTLKDGTKIRAPNSSRIAYEDEPKLMLLQEWNLFDSMLCSSYIATKLKTWSDNGMKKLKLLLARMGFALSDCQQKFQYMNVEVKRKMKREFEKFLPEYGLNDFYYRGFLRIHGYSSRVSAADVVYGVTALLESFVNSDGSCASMQFNVAFDALSLNNVDKLKAGMQQAIKIQRAILRQGSTAIMKNGYIRSGRKFRWVKLEDSGDSRLLGYPQALTKFSYFIMDALREKGARMKPLVCACLSQEPSKVLVVGVCGRPRLAAAQGNTFGVAFRSAAEEIGAEFFHELFESSWIVLDSKLVNSFMVRLTEKL; encoded by the coding sequence atggtGAGGGAACATAGAGTTGATTCATTCTACACAAAACTCCGCCAATCGGCACACTCCTCATCCTCTTCCTCACCCGTTCTAATCTTCCCATCAACCTCCGACGTCGATTCCCTCTGCGCTCTCAAAATCATTTTCCGCATCCTTGAATCAGATTCCATCCAATACGCATGTTACCCCGTTTCCTCTTTCCGCGAGATTCACAATTACGCTACCCCAACCCAAAACGACGACCCTATCTCTATTGTTTTAATCAATTGGGGTTGCCACAGAGATCTCCGTAGAATTTTAAACCTAGGTCAAAACGCTAAAATCTTCGTCGTTGATAGTCATAGACCTATTCACCTTCATAACCTCAGTGACCAAAACGACACCGTCGTTGTTCTTTTCACCCACGACGATGAAAAACAAGCCGATCTTGCTTACGATTTTGAGTTTCCTCTCACTGCTTTAGCTAACGCTTCTACAACCATTGACTCAGACTCCGAACCTGATTCCGAGTCTGACTCCGAGTCAGACTCAGACTCCGAACCTGAAGATGAAGATAAatcaagaaagaaaagaaaaagaaagagaaattcTGAAGGTGAATATGAAGAACAACAACAGCAggatgaagaaaaagaagaggaaCAAGGAGAACATCAAGATCCGATTAAACTATATAGAAAGAGGAAGAAGGAGTATTATCGTTTGGGAACGTTCCACGGAAAACCTTCTGGTTGTTTGATGTATGAATTAGCTCATTTGCTGAGGAAGAATACGGATGAATTGCTTTGGTTAGCTTGTGTGGCGTTAACCGATCAATTCGTTCACGAGAGGCTAAGTGATGAAAGGTATAGTGATGGTGTTATGGAGTTAGAACAATATATAAACAGTTCTGGTAATTTAGATGCTGTTAATTCTGTTACTCTTAAAGATGGAACGAAAATTAGGGCGCCGAATTCGTCGCGAATTGCTTATGAGGATGAACCAAAGCTTATGCTGTTGCAGGAATGGAATCTTTTTGATTCGATGCTTTGTTCTTCGTACATTGCGACGAAGTTGAAGACATGGAGTGATAATGGAATGAAGAAATTGAAGCTTTTGTTGGCGAGGATGGGATTTGCACTTTCTGATTGTCAGCAGAAGTTTCAGTATATGAATGTTGAGGTGAAACGTAAGATGAAACGTGAGTTTGAGAAATTTTTACCTGAATATGGacttaatgatttttattaccgTGGGTTTTTGAGGATTCATGGTTATAGTTCAAGAGTTTCGGCGGCTGATGTTGTTTATGGTGTAACTGCGCTTTTGGAATCTTTTGTGAATTCGGATGGTTCTTGTGCTTCGATGCAGTTCAATGTTGCGTTTGATGCACTTTCTTTGAACAATGTGGATAAACTCAAAGCTGGGATGCAACAAGCTATTAAGATTCAGAGAGCGATTTTGAGGCAGGGAAGTACTGCGATTATGAAAAATGGTTACATTAGAAGTGGAAGAAAGTTTCGATGGGTGAAGCTTGAGGATTCTGGAGATTCTAGATTGTTGGGGTATCCTCAAGCTTTGACAAagtttagttattttataatgGATGCTTTGAGAGAAAAGGGTGCTAGAATGAAGCCTTTGGTTTGTGCTTGTTTGTCTCAGGAACCAAGTAAAGTGCTTGTTGTTGGGGTTTGTGGGAGGCCGCGTTTGGCTGCTGCGCAAGGGAACACGTTCGGGGTTGCGTTTAGAAGCGCCGCAGAAGAGATCGGTGCTGAGTTTTTCCATGAGTTGTTTGAGTCTTCTTGGATTGTGTTGGATTCTAAATTGGTTAATTCTTTCATGGTTAGGTTGACTGAGAAACTTTGA
- the LOC101493917 gene encoding uncharacterized protein LOC101493917 (The RefSeq protein has 3 substitutions, 8 frameshifts compared to this genomic sequence): protein MINPNDPEENSDLVLQNSSSDADIIHPKPKVYSENQSEKGSVRSTHNELQKSKEDGDLKNFVNSPARHDNLSNRSAGDSASRPGSHGVGSADTYRRPLKQSTGSEYSIERSPLHRQAKTPGRDSPSWERKSSYDSSHGTPGRSRLRPANRGMKLLIKVLLFRNLVSGMRVTLHQLMAILTFSTKCGRRNTLPAWKCARYTQWKIIRYPETQLPIDKLRLLLFLGAEMIIGSAFIL, encoded by the exons ATGATTAATCCAAATGACCCTGAAGAAAATTCAGATTTAGTTCTTCAAAATTCATCTTCTGATGCCGACATAATTCATCCAAAACCCAAAGTTTATTCAGAGAATCAATCCGAAAAAGGATCAGTGAGATCAACACATAATGAGTTACAAAAGAGCAAGGAGGATGGTGATCTTAAGAATTTTGTTAACTCACCAGCTCGTCATGACAATCTAAGCAACAGGAGTGCTGGTGATTCCGCCTCTCGTCCTGGAAGCCATGGAGTAGGTTCTGCTGACACCTACAGAAGACCTTTAAAACAAAGTACTGGCTCAGAGTACAGCATTGAACGGTCACCCCTTCATCGCCAGGCTAAAACCCCTGGTAGAGATAGTCCTTCTTGGGAAAGAAAAAGTTCATACGATAGCAGTCATGGTACACCAGGAAGATCCCGATTGAGACCAGCCAATCGAGGG ATGAAACT CCTGATAAAAGTGCTGCTGTTCCGAAATTTGGTGAGTGGGATGAGAGTGACCCTACATCAGCTGATGGCTATACTCACATTTTCAACAAAGTGCGGGAGGAGAAACACGTT AG GGAAATGCGCCAGGTACACCAAATGGAAGATCATACGTTATC AAACCAACCTGCCA GACAAA CTCAG GTTGCTGCTTTTT GGGGCAGAAA TGATTATTGAAAGTGCATTTATATTGTGA
- the LOC101498348 gene encoding uncharacterized protein has translation MASQQVICIVYYNGSIVDGVEGKTFVSDYKKAFKVHSSSNLARLKNVIKKKLQFDDNVTITDIVYRHLVFFGENTTRFELMKVCDDEDVELMFDVYAQWSQLGTIELYITFESGPTSQHNTINPSQPSTSNIEDDETYFDESSGDSDDDDIDEDMEAEDQLIPPVFDPPFHMKNINLSTANQPTEFDHMFIDEVPNLDGTLEVGMKFQSKDECVHAIKRYHLKQSLNFVVQKSDLERLFWVYVPCISAFKFCKPIVQVDGTWLYDKYKGTLLVAVAHDGNDNIIPIAYALVEYRHESIKSAYNKTIEQIYGNWEESYNQLPRWLLVMQTFAPGTIIKMETILAYNEHGLINGMTIFHRLFWAYVPCISAFKFCKPIVQVDGTWLYSKYKGTLLVAVAQDGNDNIIPIAYALVESETKEAWSFFLRNLRSHVTPQGYCYGYSINESTYRYYRREIGIANPEALKWLDNIPRQDWIQAFDGGSRWGQMTTNLVESMNAHVLASNMIIEALYPKCTRWKQYLKSTVKRFNRYQTKDIGHNMKVLRASSVNLHFLDPEIDMTFYLHRRIKRAISANELSGESDFVFNHTLFESDYECEFTNQNMDNITLRQFVAPYATYNAFCIEYPEVTVPFELKYGLIHV, from the exons ATGGCTTCTCAACAAGtcatttgtattgtttattacaATGGTTCAATTGTCGATGGAGTTGAAGGGAAAACATTTGTAAGTGATTACAAAAAGGCGTTCAAAGTACATTCTAGCAGCAACCTTGCTCGTCTAAAGAATGTCATTAAGAAAAAGTTGCAGTTCGACGACAACGTGACGATAACTGATATAGTTTATCGACACCTTGTCTTCTTTGGTGAAAATACAACCAGATTTGAATTGATGAAGGTTTGTGATGACGAAGATGTTgaactcatgtttgatgtttatgcaCAATGGTCACAACTTGGCACCATTGAGTTATACATTACATTTGAAAGTGGTCCTACTTCACAACACAACACTATCAACCCATCACAACCATCAACCTCAAACAT TGAAGATGATGAAACATACTTCGATGAATCATCTGGTGATTCTGACGATGATGATattgatgaagatatggaagCAGAAGATCAACTTATCCCACCTGTATTCGATCCACCATTCCACATGAAGAACATCAATCTATCCACCGCAAACCAACCAACTGAATTTGATCACATGTTCATTGACGAAGTCCCAAATTTAGATGGAACTCTTGaagttggaatgaagtttcagAGCAAGGATGAATGTGTACATGCAATCAAGCGTTATCAtctaaaacaatcattgaactTTGTGGTGCAAAAATCAGATCTAGAAAG actattttgggTTTACGTTCCATGCATATCTGCGtttaaattttgcaaaccaATTGTACAAGTTGATGGAACTTGGTTATACGACAAGTATAAGGGAACTCTATTGGTAGCAGTTGCACATGATGGGAACGACAATATCATTCCAATTGCTTATGCTCTTGTGGAAT atagacacgaatCTATCAAAAGTGCTTACAATAAGACAATCGAACAAATTTATGGCAATTGGGAAGAGTCGTACAATCAACTTCCACGATGGTTATTAGTTATGCAAACGTTTGCTCCAGGAACCATTATTAAAATGGAAACAATCCTAGCTTATAATGAACATGGTTTGATAAATGGGATGACAATCtttcatagactattttgggCTTACGTTCCATGCATATCTGCGtttaaattttgcaaaccaATTGTACAAGTTGATGGAACTTGGTTATACAGCAAGTATAAGGGAACTCTATTGGTAGCAGTTGCACAGGATGGGAACGACAATATCATTCCAATTGCTTATGCTCTTGTGGAAAGTGAGACAAAAGAGGCTTggagtttctttttgagaaatttgagatcACACGTCACTCCACAAGGTTATTGTTATGG TTACTCAATCAATGAGTctacatatcgatactaccGCAGAGAAATTGGCATCGCAAACCCAGaagctttgaaatggttagacaatATACCACGacaagattggattcaagcatTTGATGGAGGTAGCCGTTGGGGTCAGATGACCACCAACCTTGTGGAGTCGATGAACGCA CATGTTCTAGCATCAAATATGATTATTGAAGCCTTATATCCGAAGTGTACAAGGTGGAAACAGTACTTAAAGTCTACAGTGAAGCGTTTCAACCGATACCAAACGAAGGATATTGGCCAcaatatgaaggtgttaag GGCCAGTTCTGTGAATCTGCATTTCCTTGATCCCGAAATAGATATGACTTTTTATTTACATCGTAGAATTAAAAGAGCAATTAGTGCTAATGAATTAAGTGGTGAAAGTGATTTTGTGTTTAATCATACCTTATTTGAATCTGATTATGAGTGTGAGTTCACCAATCAAAATATGGATAATATAACCTTAAGACAATTTGTTGCACCTTATGCCACTTATAATGCGTTTTGTATCGAatatcctgaagttactgtaccatttgaacttaaatatgGTTTAATACATGTTTAA